The genomic segment GACGGCGTCGGCTCGATCCGCGTGCCGTCGTCGTTCTGTGGCGTGTTCGGCCTGAAGCCGACCTTCGGGCTCGTCCCGCGCTCGCCCGGCTTCTCGCCGCCGTCCTGGGCCTCGCTCGCGCATACCGGGCCGATTACGCGTACGGTGGCAGACGCTGCGCTGACGCTGGAGATCATCGCTGCTTACGATATGCGCGATGCCGCAAGCCTTCCCGTGCCATCCCGCCGCTTCGATACCGACGCCGCAGCACTGACCGGCATTCGCATCGCCGCCAGCGTCGATCTCGGTTATGCCGCTGTCAGTCCTGACGTGACGGCTGCATTCGGCAAGGCGCTCGCCGTTCTCGATTCCTGCGGCGCGCAGGTCACCATGGATGGCCCCACGCTCGACCCCGGCATTCTGGAGCATACGCTCAAGCCGATCGCCTTCACCGAGCAGGCGGCGGCCGTTGCCGGCAAGACCACGGCCGATCTCGCCGGCTCCGAGGCGGCCTATCGCGATGTCGTCGGCGTCGGCCGGCGCTACAGCGGGACGGACTACGTCGAAGCAGGCTATCGCCGCGGGCAGGCGCGCAACGCCTTCGTCAAACTGTTCGAGCGCGTCGATGCGCTGGTGACGCCGACCGTCGCGGTGACCGCGTTCGAGGCCGGCCAGATCGGCGTCGGCAAGATCGACGGCCGCGAGGTCGACCCGCATCTCGGCTGGTCGCCCTTCACCTGGCCGATCAATCTCGCCGGCCTTCCGGCGGCGACGCTGCCTTGCGGCTTCGACCGCGACGGAATGCCGATCGGGCTTCAGATCGTCGCGCCCTGGCTCGACGAGCCCACCATCTTCCGCATCGCCGCCGCCTTCGAAGCGGCGCAACCCTGGGCAAAATTCTGGCCGCAGCTGGCGGTGCGGCGCTAGGACAGCTCGATTGGCGCGCCGCGGCCGCTCAGCTCTTCATCGAGCCGCAGATAGTGCGCGAGATAATCGTGCAGCGCGG from the Bradyrhizobium sp. WBAH42 genome contains:
- a CDS encoding amidase, with product MTDGSGRTAFPPAPTGLGALSATEIVAGYRRKAFTPRDVVDDTIAALEVTNEACNAVVTPMYEQARAEADRLTKEMRSGEVMGPLAGVPVTIKDLVFVAGVPAYAGSPMNKAFVPEVDAAVVSALKASGAIITCKTTTCESGYKLTADSPVTGTTRNPWNPGRTSGGSSGGAAAGVAAGCGPIAIGTDGVGSIRVPSSFCGVFGLKPTFGLVPRSPGFSPPSWASLAHTGPITRTVADAALTLEIIAAYDMRDAASLPVPSRRFDTDAAALTGIRIAASVDLGYAAVSPDVTAAFGKALAVLDSCGAQVTMDGPTLDPGILEHTLKPIAFTEQAAAVAGKTTADLAGSEAAYRDVVGVGRRYSGTDYVEAGYRRGQARNAFVKLFERVDALVTPTVAVTAFEAGQIGVGKIDGREVDPHLGWSPFTWPINLAGLPAATLPCGFDRDGMPIGLQIVAPWLDEPTIFRIAAAFEAAQPWAKFWPQLAVRR